In a genomic window of Caloenas nicobarica isolate bCalNic1 chromosome 29, bCalNic1.hap1, whole genome shotgun sequence:
- the LOC135999678 gene encoding olfactory receptor 14A16-like — protein MSNSSSITQFLLLPFADTRELQLLHFWLFLGIYLAALLGNGLIITTIACDQHLHTPMYFFLLNLSLLDLGSISTTLPKSMGNSLWNTRAISFLGCAAQLFMFLFFISAEYYLLTIMSYDRYVAICKPLHYGTLLGSRACVHMAAAAWATGFLNALLHTANTFSLPLCKGNAVDQFFCEIPQILKLSYSNSYLREAGLLVVSACLAFGCFVFIFFSYVQILRAVLRIPSEQGRHKAFSTCLPHLAVVCLFISTAMFAYLKPPSMSSSSLDLVVSVLYSVVPPAVNPLIYSMRNQELQDSVWKLVTGLFQ, from the coding sequence atgtccaacagcagctccatcacccagttcctcctcctgccattcgcagacacacgggagctgcagctcttacacttctggctcttcctgggcatctacctggctgccctcctgggcaacggcctcatcatcaccaccatagcctgtgaccagcacctccacacccccatgtacttcttcctgctcaacctctccctcctcgacctgggctccatctccaccactctccccaaatccatgggcAACTCCCTCTGgaacaccagggccatctcctttttgggatgtgctgcacagctctttatgtttctctttttcatttcagcagagtattatctcctcaccatcatgtcctatgaccgctacgttgccatctgcaaacccctgcactacgggaccctcctgggcagcagagcttgtgtccacatggcagcagctgcctgggccactgggtttctcaatgctctgctgcacacggccaatacattttcactgccactgtgcaagggcaatgctgtggaccagttcttctgtgaaatcccccagatcctcaagctttcctactcaaactcctacctcagggaagctgggcttcttgtggtcagTGCCTGCTTAGcatttggctgttttgttttcatttttttctcctatgtgcagatcttgagggctgtgctgaggatcccctctgagcagggacggcacaaagccttttccacgtgtctccctcacctggctgtggtctgtCTGTTtatcagcactgccatgtttgcctacctgaaacccccctccatgTCCTCctcatccctggacctggtggtgtctgttctgtactcggtggttcctccagcagtgaaccccctcatctacagcatgaggaaccaggagctccaggattcagtgtggaaatTGGTAACTGGACTTTTTcaataa
- the LOC135999679 gene encoding olfactory receptor 14A16-like has protein sequence MSNSSSITQFLLLPFADTRELQLLHFWLFLGIYLAALLGNGLVITTIACDQHLHTPMYFFLLNLSLLDLGSISTTLPKSMANSLWNTRAISFLGCAAQLFMFLFFISAEYYLLTIMSYDCFVAICKPLHYGTLLGSRACVHTAAAAWATGFLNALLHTANTFSLPLCKGNAVDQFFCEIPQILKLSCSNSYLREAGLLVVSILVVFGCFVFIVVSYVQILRAVLRIPSEQGRHKAFSTCLPHLAVVSLFIGTGTFAYLKPPSISSPSLDLVVSVLYSVLPPAVNPLIYSMRNQELQDSVWKLITALLQ, from the coding sequence atgtccaacagcagctccatcacccagttcctcctcctgccattcgcagacacacgggagctgcagctcttgcacttctggctcttcctgggcatctacctggctgccctcctgggcaacggcctcgtcatcaccaccatagcctgtgaccagcacctccacacccccatgtacttcttcctcctcaacctctccctcctcgacctgggctccatctctaccactctccccaaatccatggccaactctctctggaacaccagggccatctcctttttgggatgtgctgcacagctctttatgtttctctttttcatttcagcagagtattatctcctcaccatcatgtcctatgactgctttgttgccatctgcaaacccctgcactacgggaccctcctgggcagcagagcttgtgtccacacggcagcagctgcctgggccactgggtttctcaatgctctgctgcacacggccaatacattttcactgccactgtgcaagggcaatgccgtggaccagttcttctgtgaaatcccccagatcctcaagctctcctgctcaaactcctacctcagggaagctgggcttctaGTGGTTAGTATTTTAGTAGTatttggctgttttgttttcattgtggtttcctatgtgcagatcttgagggctgtgctgaggatcccctctgagcagggacggcacaaagccttttccacatgtctccctcacctggccgtggtctctctgtttattGGCACTGGGACATTTGCGTACCTcaagcccccctccatctcatCCCCTTCACTGGACCTGGtcgtgtctgttctgtactcagtgctgcctccagcagtgaaccccctcatctacagcatgaggaaccaggagctccaggattcagtgtggaaatTGATAACTGCACTTTTAcaataa